In Bacillota bacterium, a single window of DNA contains:
- a CDS encoding phosphopentomutase, with the protein MQKKIVLIVLDSLGIGALPDAEEYGDLGSNTLKHVLDANPELSLPNLAKLGLGQVLPHAGLPCSLPLQGFFGRAMTRSRGKDTITGHWEMAGLVQDEPFLTFPHGFPASVVAELTKRTGRSFLGNVVASGTEILVELGQQHVETGSPILYTSADSVMQIAAHESVVPLLELYAICRTARELMQGENRVARIIARPFTGTNTFSRTVNRKDYAVAPPTPTLLDVLSNTGYPVVGIGKICDIYMGRGATNCLKTDNNAEGMQKTEREYLQAESGLIFTNLVDYDMLYGHRNDAKGYGQALLEFDIWLGQFMAQISPGDYLFIVADHGCDPLHPGTDHTREYVPLLVYNPALSETCALGDRTTLADVAATIADLFDLPERFAGTSFKEMLVQ; encoded by the coding sequence GTGCAGAAAAAAATAGTCCTAATCGTGCTAGATAGCCTGGGAATTGGTGCTCTGCCCGATGCGGAGGAGTACGGAGACCTAGGTAGCAATACTTTGAAACACGTCTTGGATGCCAACCCAGAATTGAGTCTGCCTAATCTAGCCAAGCTCGGTCTGGGGCAGGTACTCCCCCACGCCGGGCTACCTTGTTCTCTGCCGCTGCAAGGGTTTTTTGGGCGTGCTATGACACGCTCGCGTGGCAAAGACACCATCACTGGGCACTGGGAAATGGCCGGTCTAGTGCAGGACGAGCCCTTTCTTACCTTTCCCCATGGTTTTCCTGCCTCAGTGGTCGCCGAGTTGACTAAGAGAACTGGCCGGAGCTTTCTCGGCAATGTGGTGGCCTCAGGGACCGAGATTCTGGTGGAGTTAGGGCAGCAACACGTAGAAACTGGTTCGCCCATACTCTATACTTCTGCCGACAGCGTTATGCAAATTGCCGCCCATGAGTCAGTTGTGCCTCTTCTGGAGCTCTACGCAATTTGCCGTACAGCCCGGGAGCTAATGCAAGGTGAAAATCGCGTGGCGAGGATTATTGCTCGCCCCTTCACTGGCACAAATACTTTTAGCAGGACTGTCAATCGCAAAGATTACGCAGTTGCTCCTCCCACGCCCACTCTGCTCGATGTGCTCTCTAACACGGGGTATCCGGTGGTTGGAATTGGTAAGATATGTGATATATACATGGGCCGCGGCGCTACCAACTGCCTTAAGACCGACAACAATGCCGAGGGTATGCAGAAGACAGAGAGAGAATACCTACAGGCGGAAAGTGGACTCATTTTTACAAACCTCGTTGATTACGACATGCTTTACGGTCATCGCAATGACGCTAAGGGTTACGGGCAGGCCTTGCTGGAGTTTGACATCTGGCTAGGTCAGTTCATGGCGCAAATTTCCCCCGGAGACTACCTGTTTATTGTCGCCGACCATGGGTGTGACCCGCTGCACCCCGGCACGGACCATACGCGCGAATATGTGCCGCTCTTAGTGTACAATCCTGCCCTGAGCGAGACATGTGCCCTCGGTGATCGGACAACATTAGCTGACGTGGCGGCAACTATCGCTGACCTGTTCGACTTACCAGAGAGGTTTGCAGGAACCTCATTTAAGGAGATGCTAGTGCAGTAA
- a CDS encoding thymidine phosphorylase: MIRFYDVIKKKRDGMALSTAEIDFFVQGIVDHSIPDYQQSAFLMAIFFRGMDERETADLTMAMVRSGTQIELKMPKAVDKHSTGGVADTTTLVVAPIVAACGVPVAKMSGRGLGHTGGTVDKLESIPGFSTSLTMEQFRKQVAQIGLSIISATAEVVPADKVLYALRDVTATIDSIPLIASSIMSKKLAAGATHIVLDVKFGRGAFMAKYSDAERLARTMIGIGTRLGRPTVVLLTSMDAPLGSSIGNALEIKEALAILTGQGGSADLCHVSLALAREMILHYYPSMTVDEAWQAAKEALVSGRALAKWNEMVAAQGGDLKQGLPQAKFCENVRASRGGYIQSIDPLLLGSMSVEIGAGRSKKGDLIDYAAGFVIEARVGDYVEQGAPLLQVHSSSPVTAEFLARLAVAFTIVDQQPETSAWRIERIV, translated from the coding sequence ATGATAAGATTTTACGATGTTATAAAGAAAAAAAGAGATGGTATGGCCCTCAGCACCGCGGAAATTGACTTCTTTGTACAGGGGATAGTCGACCATAGTATTCCCGACTACCAGCAGAGTGCGTTTCTCATGGCGATCTTCTTTCGCGGTATGGACGAGAGAGAGACGGCGGATTTAACTATGGCCATGGTGAGATCGGGCACGCAGATCGAACTCAAGATGCCTAAAGCGGTAGATAAGCACTCTACTGGCGGAGTTGCCGACACCACTACCCTCGTTGTGGCACCAATCGTTGCGGCTTGTGGCGTGCCTGTCGCGAAAATGAGTGGTCGCGGTTTAGGGCACACGGGGGGGACCGTCGATAAACTTGAGAGTATTCCCGGTTTCTCTACGTCGCTGACCATGGAGCAATTTCGCAAGCAAGTCGCGCAGATTGGCCTGTCTATCATCTCAGCTACCGCCGAGGTAGTCCCGGCGGATAAAGTGCTCTATGCTTTGCGCGATGTTACGGCCACCATTGATAGCATTCCGCTCATTGCCAGCTCCATCATGAGCAAGAAATTAGCTGCTGGTGCGACTCACATTGTCCTTGATGTCAAATTTGGACGCGGAGCATTTATGGCCAAGTATAGCGATGCCGAACGCTTGGCGCGGACGATGATTGGTATCGGGACTCGACTCGGGCGCCCTACAGTAGTCCTGTTGACCAGTATGGATGCTCCGCTCGGCAGTAGCATTGGCAATGCCTTAGAGATTAAAGAGGCCCTTGCCATTTTGACTGGGCAAGGAGGTTCAGCTGATCTCTGCCATGTTTCTCTGGCGCTAGCACGTGAGATGATCCTACATTACTACCCTAGTATGACTGTGGACGAGGCCTGGCAAGCAGCCAAGGAGGCTTTGGTTTCGGGACGTGCTCTCGCTAAGTGGAATGAAATGGTGGCAGCGCAAGGAGGCGACTTGAAGCAAGGTTTGCCCCAGGCGAAGTTTTGTGAGAATGTGCGGGCTTCGCGCGGGGGTTACATTCAGTCCATCGACCCCTTGCTGCTAGGGAGCATGTCCGTGGAGATCGGTGCGGGCCGTAGTAAAAAGGGAGACCTCATTGACTACGCTGCTGGTTTTGTTATCGAGGCGCGTGTAGGCGATTATGTGGAGCAAGGAGCGCCCCTCCTGCAAGTTCACTCTAGCAGTCCTGTAACTGCCGAGTTCTTGGCACGACTTGCTGTGGCGTTTACCATAGTTGACCAACAACCAGAGACCTCGGCGTGGCGCATCGAACGTATCGTCTAA
- a CDS encoding D-alanyl-D-alanine carboxypeptidase, with translation MSQRHILAVVAILCLCLIPIPVVEATATNRSLPAMALSEALRVPQALLMDMGTGTILLAKDEHQQRPIASLTKIMTKLLVLEAIEANRITWDDQVRISSHARQYGGSQIWLEEGEVLTVEQLFLAVAVVSANDAAVALSEFIAGSEVGFVALMNERARGLGMTNTNFTSACGLDIGQPFSSAYDVALMTRALLKHERVHDFVSIRVTHLERARVRSMLANTNRHLLATYPGYDGLKTGWTTKAGWCLSATAKRGQLRLIAIVLGGNTPAERNSDIVQLLDYGFATYEGKRVVEKGQEVGLARVQKGQTEQVKLYAADYLDIIFPKGQKSAWEQKTEFFAVEAPVAAGQIMGRLTILQDGKVVRQVDLMAAENVPRASAFLFFNRLWRRLLR, from the coding sequence TTGTCACAGCGGCATATCCTGGCAGTCGTCGCGATTTTGTGTCTCTGTCTTATTCCTATCCCCGTTGTCGAGGCCACAGCCACAAATCGAAGCCTCCCTGCGATGGCGTTGTCGGAGGCCCTCCGGGTTCCACAGGCGCTATTGATGGATATGGGAACGGGCACCATTCTCTTGGCGAAGGACGAGCATCAACAGAGGCCTATTGCCAGTCTGACCAAAATTATGACCAAGCTCTTGGTCTTAGAAGCGATAGAAGCAAATCGCATCACATGGGATGATCAGGTGCGCATTAGTAGCCACGCACGCCAGTACGGAGGCTCGCAAATTTGGCTGGAAGAGGGCGAAGTTCTTACCGTCGAGCAGCTGTTTTTGGCTGTGGCAGTAGTCTCGGCCAATGATGCCGCGGTAGCCCTGTCAGAGTTTATTGCCGGCAGTGAGGTAGGCTTTGTTGCCCTTATGAATGAAAGAGCGCGTGGGCTAGGAATGACCAACACCAATTTTACCAGCGCTTGTGGACTCGACATCGGTCAGCCCTTCTCCTCAGCTTACGATGTAGCTCTGATGACGCGCGCCTTACTTAAGCATGAGAGAGTGCACGACTTTGTCAGTATCAGGGTAACTCACCTCGAACGGGCGCGCGTGCGCAGTATGCTCGCTAATACCAATCGCCATCTCCTGGCCACCTACCCAGGTTATGACGGTCTTAAGACCGGCTGGACAACGAAAGCTGGTTGGTGTTTGTCTGCGACAGCTAAGCGCGGCCAACTGCGTCTAATTGCCATCGTTCTAGGTGGAAACACCCCGGCAGAGCGCAACAGCGATATAGTGCAACTCCTAGATTATGGCTTCGCCACTTACGAGGGGAAGCGCGTCGTGGAAAAGGGCCAAGAAGTAGGCCTCGCTCGGGTACAAAAAGGTCAGACGGAGCAAGTGAAGCTTTATGCTGCAGACTACTTGGATATTATTTTTCCTAAGGGCCAGAAGAGCGCCTGGGAGCAGAAAACCGAATTCTTCGCTGTGGAGGCGCCAGTGGCTGCGGGTCAGATTATGGGTAGACTGACGATCCTTCAGGACGGCAAGGTTGTAAGACAAGTTGACTTAATGGCGGCAGAGAATGTACCTCGCGCTTCGGCCTTTCTTTTCTTTAACCGACTATGGCGCCGCTTACTGCGCTAG
- the spoIIAA gene encoding anti-sigma F factor antagonist, with protein MEIDLRYRGNVLVVTLKGELDHHAADKLRQLVEKELDKEIAIHLLFNLPGLTFMDSSGLGVILGRYRRVNAAGGKVGACSLHPYIERLYQMAGLPRIIPVYESEEAALVSLKR; from the coding sequence ATGGAGATTGATTTGAGATACCGCGGTAATGTCTTAGTGGTGACACTGAAAGGTGAGTTAGACCACCACGCCGCCGACAAACTGCGGCAGCTGGTGGAAAAAGAGCTGGACAAGGAGATAGCCATCCATCTTTTGTTCAATTTGCCCGGTCTTACTTTTATGGATAGCTCTGGCTTAGGCGTCATACTAGGTCGCTACCGGAGGGTTAATGCTGCGGGTGGCAAAGTAGGTGCCTGCTCGTTGCACCCATATATAGAGCGGTTGTACCAAATGGCAGGGCTACCTCGCATTATCCCGGTCTATGAATCCGAAGAGGCGGCGCTCGTTTCACTGAAGAGATAG
- the spoIIAB gene encoding anti-sigma F factor — protein MENWFELRLPALSQNEKFARTTAALFALQAGDWSLVEINEIKTAVSEAVTNAIIHGYHECCGEIIVSGTVAAGVVEFTISDAGQGIADVETARQPLFTTKPEHERSGLGFTVMENFMDEVEIDSTLGQGTKVKMTKYLLRKVQ, from the coding sequence ATGGAAAATTGGTTCGAGCTGCGCCTGCCTGCGCTGTCACAAAACGAAAAGTTTGCGCGCACTACAGCTGCTCTTTTTGCTCTTCAGGCGGGTGACTGGTCACTAGTAGAGATAAATGAAATCAAAACGGCAGTGTCAGAAGCGGTGACTAATGCCATTATTCATGGCTACCATGAGTGCTGCGGCGAAATTATAGTAAGTGGCACAGTGGCAGCGGGTGTTGTGGAATTTACTATCTCTGATGCCGGACAGGGCATTGCTGATGTAGAGACAGCCCGTCAACCGTTATTTACAACCAAACCTGAGCACGAACGCAGCGGTCTTGGGTTTACGGTCATGGAGAATTTCATGGATGAGGTAGAGATAGACTCAACACTTGGGCAGGGGACTAAGGTGAAGATGACTAAGTACCTCCTGCGTAAAGTACAATAG
- a CDS encoding SigB/SigF/SigG family RNA polymerase sigma factor, whose product MLSEADTQAHLRSLRAGDKSVREKMLLGHARLVYSLVTRFLNSGHDPEDLFQIGCIGLLKAIDRFDLNIGVRFSTYAVPLIIGEIRRFLRDDGPIKVSRSIKETAHRVRKCSETLRAELGRDARLSEIAASLELNEEEIVSALLAMRPMASLEEKISSSDSNSMYLVDCLKLEEPVQEAVVENIALQQLMASLSPKEQRIITARYFENRTQSQVASELGVSQVQISRLEKAILARLRRLLD is encoded by the coding sequence GTGCTGAGCGAAGCTGATACACAAGCACACTTGCGTAGTCTTCGCGCTGGAGATAAGTCAGTCCGTGAGAAAATGCTCCTAGGTCACGCACGTCTCGTGTATTCGCTCGTGACTCGTTTTTTAAACAGTGGACACGATCCCGAAGACCTCTTTCAAATTGGCTGTATCGGCCTCTTGAAGGCCATAGACAGATTTGATCTTAATATCGGGGTGAGATTCTCTACCTATGCCGTTCCCCTGATCATCGGGGAGATTCGCCGCTTTTTGCGCGATGACGGGCCTATAAAAGTGTCGCGTTCTATCAAGGAGACGGCACATCGAGTGCGAAAATGTAGCGAAACATTACGGGCCGAACTGGGTAGGGATGCCCGTCTTAGCGAAATCGCCGCCTCGCTCGAGTTAAATGAAGAAGAGATTGTCTCGGCATTGCTTGCTATGCGCCCCATGGCTTCATTGGAAGAGAAGATATCTTCGTCCGACAGTAACTCTATGTACTTGGTTGACTGTCTTAAACTAGAGGAACCGGTGCAAGAGGCAGTAGTGGAGAACATCGCCCTGCAACAGCTAATGGCCAGTCTGTCGCCCAAGGAACAGCGTATTATTACCGCTAGGTACTTCGAAAACAGGACGCAGTCTCAAGTGGCTAGTGAGCTCGGTGTTAGTCAAGTGCAGATTTCGCGCTTAGAAAAAGCAATTTTAGCTCGCTTGCGCCGGCTCCTCGACTAG
- a CDS encoding dodecin domain-containing protein has protein sequence MAQVVKVLELVGDSTRGWQEAIENAVQEAARTVDNITGVEVYNMTGNVERGHIVEYKANVKVAFLVEPQR, from the coding sequence ATGGCGCAAGTGGTAAAAGTTCTTGAGTTGGTGGGTGACTCCACCCGTGGTTGGCAAGAGGCAATTGAAAACGCAGTGCAGGAGGCCGCACGCACCGTCGACAATATTACCGGAGTAGAAGTCTACAATATGACTGGCAATGTGGAGAGAGGACACATAGTGGAATATAAAGCCAATGTGAAAGTGGCTTTTCTCGTAGAACCACAGCGCTGA
- the spoVAC gene encoding stage V sporulation protein AC, whose translation MVGSKARKKQLQRKDYQQLSAQKRLKIPVWRNTLVAFVVGGLVSVLGQGLIFFYIWLGFKEEQAASPMVATLILIASILTGLGVWDYLGQFAGAGVGVPVTGFANSIVSSAIEFKREGYILGVGGRMFQLAGPVIVYGAVTAFVVGLIHALVQWL comes from the coding sequence ATGGTTGGCAGCAAGGCTCGTAAAAAACAGTTGCAGCGCAAAGACTACCAGCAACTGAGTGCGCAAAAGAGGTTGAAGATTCCTGTATGGCGGAACACCTTAGTGGCCTTTGTGGTAGGAGGATTAGTTTCGGTGCTTGGTCAAGGACTGATCTTTTTCTATATATGGTTGGGATTTAAGGAGGAGCAGGCGGCGAGTCCGATGGTGGCAACACTGATATTGATTGCCTCTATTTTGACAGGCCTTGGAGTGTGGGATTACCTCGGGCAGTTTGCGGGGGCTGGGGTAGGGGTGCCAGTCACCGGCTTTGCCAATTCCATTGTCTCTTCGGCGATAGAGTTTAAGCGTGAGGGCTACATCTTGGGTGTGGGAGGACGCATGTTTCAGTTGGCTGGGCCGGTTATTGTTTACGGTGCGGTTACAGCCTTCGTTGTGGGACTTATACACGCCTTGGTGCAGTGGTTATGA
- the spoVAD gene encoding stage V sporulation protein AD: MKARKKVGLQSMVFSRPVAILSSAACVGPLEGAGPLQGSFDVVYPDLLIGAKSWEAAETTMIKEAVEIALGKGSLSTQSVDYLLAGDLLNQCIAANFAARDLGIPMLGLYGACSTMAESAGLGAVLIDGGFAQYTVAAASSHNATSERQYRYPTEYGGQRPPYSQHTVTAAGALLLSNGLHCQSPMPRITHFTVGKVCDLGIKDPFDMGSAMAPAAADTLLRHFADLALAADHYDLVVTGDLAYVGHAILKELLHQSNLDLGSRLNDCGLMIYDRHEQPVFAGGSGCGSSAAVLCGYLLDMLSSYTIKRLLLVGTGALLSPVTYQQGETIPCVAHAVAIEMCHDHLADEELR, translated from the coding sequence ATGAAGGCGCGGAAGAAAGTCGGTTTGCAGTCTATGGTTTTCTCGCGGCCGGTGGCGATTCTTAGTTCGGCTGCTTGCGTGGGCCCACTCGAAGGGGCAGGTCCCCTGCAGGGGAGCTTTGACGTGGTCTACCCTGACCTGCTAATTGGCGCTAAGAGTTGGGAAGCAGCGGAAACAACTATGATCAAAGAGGCGGTAGAGATCGCACTCGGCAAAGGCAGTTTGTCCACCCAAAGCGTGGACTACTTACTGGCAGGGGACTTGCTCAACCAGTGTATTGCGGCTAACTTCGCGGCTCGCGATCTAGGCATACCCATGCTAGGTTTGTACGGCGCTTGTTCCACCATGGCGGAGTCGGCAGGTCTTGGGGCGGTACTCATTGATGGCGGTTTTGCCCAGTACACGGTGGCAGCTGCTTCTAGTCATAATGCTACTTCTGAACGTCAGTACCGTTATCCAACTGAGTACGGAGGACAACGACCGCCCTACAGCCAGCATACCGTTACTGCGGCTGGGGCGCTACTCCTTAGTAATGGCCTCCACTGCCAAAGTCCCATGCCGCGCATTACGCACTTTACCGTAGGCAAGGTCTGTGATCTAGGTATCAAGGATCCCTTCGACATGGGCTCGGCCATGGCTCCAGCCGCAGCTGACACCTTGCTAAGGCACTTCGCCGATCTGGCTTTAGCGGCGGACCATTACGACCTAGTAGTGACAGGCGACCTAGCCTATGTTGGCCACGCTATCCTTAAAGAACTGCTGCATCAATCCAATTTGGACTTGGGGAGTCGCCTTAACGACTGCGGGCTGATGATTTATGACCGCCATGAACAGCCTGTCTTTGCCGGTGGCTCTGGTTGCGGTTCTAGCGCCGCCGTTCTTTGTGGCTACCTCCTAGACATGCTCAGCTCCTACACCATAAAGCGTCTCTTGTTAGTCGGCACAGGAGCACTGCTTAGCCCTGTTACCTACCAGCAAGGCGAGACCATCCCCTGTGTTGCTCATGCTGTCGCTATAGAAATGTGCCATGACCATTTGGCAGATGAGGAGTTACGATGA
- the spoVAE gene encoding stage V sporulation protein AE, with amino-acid sequence MIFLYAFLVGGAICAIGQLLIDLTPLTPAHVLTVLVVAGGVLSGLGMYGPLVEWSGAGASVPITSFGHQLVQGALQEKATAGLYGVMGGIFDLTSSGITAAIVFGFFCALIFDPKG; translated from the coding sequence ATGATATTTCTCTATGCCTTCTTAGTGGGTGGGGCAATCTGTGCTATCGGCCAATTACTCATCGACCTAACCCCGTTGACCCCTGCTCACGTTCTCACGGTCCTAGTTGTCGCTGGGGGCGTCCTCTCTGGCCTTGGAATGTATGGCCCCTTGGTAGAATGGTCGGGGGCAGGTGCGTCAGTCCCCATAACGAGTTTCGGCCATCAATTAGTGCAAGGCGCATTACAAGAAAAGGCCACAGCGGGGCTTTACGGAGTCATGGGTGGGATTTTTGACCTGACTAGTTCGGGAATTACTGCGGCTATAGTCTTTGGTTTCTTCTGTGCCCTTATTTTTGACCCTAAAGGATAG
- a CDS encoding CBS domain-containing protein, with product MEVVVCHANADFDALGSLVATKVLRPRALACFPGHINKKVRELYSLYKDSLNITSADHINVQEVTHLYVLDTQRPERIGKFKSIFERSDVRLSIIDHHPLQSNLPSWAKLQVEMVGATTTLLVEEIASRGLFLSPSQATVMAVGIYSDTACLTSGTTSPRDAKAVAFLLSQQANLEVIASYVRSPLSDGQRTLFEELLTASREVSVKDAKIRLTSCEVNEYVDGLAVLASRLAEIDDCDACIVAVNMDGRVHIVGRSKNDRVNMHALMRHFGGSGHQQAAAATVKGKGIVELLDLIEQVLPSVVEPPLRAKDIMSSPVKSVDPEMTMEEAGHMMLRSGHSGLPVVQGGSLIGIISRRDLDKANHHGLQNAPVKGFMSTVVVTVNGEASMDEVQRLMMGKDIGRLPVVDAEGGIIGIVTRTDVLRTLHGKSYPHWYQTTFRSQPEALDLELPNIAPLLEKHLGNKTIGLLLLIGQEAERYGAKVYLVGGLVRDILVGYPNVDIDLVVEPEAIPIAKIVAKLLGAECVDYPKFGTATLTLPSGDQIDFATARTEFYAMPAAMPDVEYATIRQDLYRRDFTINTLAVPLSSSLFGNLLDFYGGRDDLQAGLVRVLYNLSFVEDPTRIIRAVRFEQRYGYALEEQTERFLRHALDNGVLEKVSREKLREELRLLFVEASAPRAILRMDELAIWPHILPQFRLTDRQIDVLRTVTQVDLTELDVFAIYSTVLFLYRPYAEWPPLIESLKLPRKARDVALEVMEQAAQILGALSLEEANLAELLLMYEPLHAETKVILGALASKEGAKRIEAMQALGSVKMSLKGQDLIERGIAPGPLLGRLLRDIKKARLERLVASREDELEYLDLLLERNQKGGN from the coding sequence GTGGAGGTAGTAGTATGCCATGCCAATGCCGATTTTGACGCCCTAGGGTCATTAGTTGCTACTAAAGTACTAAGACCCAGGGCGCTAGCTTGTTTTCCGGGCCATATTAACAAGAAGGTGCGCGAGCTCTATTCACTCTACAAGGACAGTCTCAATATTACATCCGCTGACCATATCAATGTGCAAGAAGTTACCCATCTTTATGTGCTAGATACACAGCGCCCCGAACGTATTGGTAAATTCAAATCCATTTTTGAGCGCAGCGACGTGCGCTTAAGCATTATCGACCATCATCCCTTACAGAGTAATCTGCCCTCATGGGCCAAGCTGCAAGTAGAAATGGTAGGGGCCACTACCACCCTGTTGGTGGAAGAGATTGCGAGCAGGGGGTTATTTCTCAGCCCCAGCCAAGCCACGGTGATGGCAGTCGGTATCTATTCAGACACTGCGTGCCTAACCTCTGGCACCACATCGCCTAGGGACGCCAAGGCGGTGGCTTTTCTCCTCAGCCAGCAGGCTAACTTAGAGGTCATTGCTAGTTATGTTCGTAGCCCGCTGAGCGATGGGCAGCGCACCCTCTTTGAAGAATTGCTCACTGCCTCTCGTGAAGTGTCTGTGAAAGACGCTAAGATAAGGCTAACCTCATGTGAGGTCAACGAATATGTGGACGGACTTGCCGTGTTGGCTTCACGGCTGGCTGAAATTGATGACTGTGATGCCTGTATTGTGGCTGTGAATATGGATGGACGAGTGCATATAGTAGGGCGTAGCAAGAATGACCGCGTGAACATGCATGCCCTGATGCGTCATTTTGGGGGCAGCGGACATCAGCAAGCTGCGGCCGCCACCGTCAAGGGTAAAGGGATAGTGGAGCTCCTGGACTTGATTGAGCAAGTTTTGCCAAGCGTAGTCGAGCCACCCCTTCGCGCTAAGGATATTATGAGTTCGCCGGTAAAAAGTGTTGACCCCGAGATGACCATGGAAGAGGCCGGGCACATGATGCTACGCAGTGGTCACAGCGGCTTGCCTGTGGTCCAAGGCGGTAGCTTAATCGGCATTATTTCTAGGCGCGATCTCGACAAGGCCAATCATCATGGACTGCAAAATGCTCCCGTCAAAGGGTTTATGTCTACTGTGGTCGTTACCGTAAACGGAGAAGCCTCCATGGATGAAGTGCAACGTTTAATGATGGGTAAAGACATCGGTCGCTTGCCCGTGGTAGATGCAGAGGGCGGCATCATCGGCATAGTCACGCGCACAGATGTGTTGCGTACCTTGCACGGCAAAAGCTACCCACATTGGTATCAGACCACTTTTCGTTCGCAGCCTGAGGCGCTTGACTTAGAGCTGCCTAACATTGCCCCCTTACTGGAAAAGCACTTGGGCAACAAAACGATTGGCCTCTTGCTCTTGATTGGGCAGGAAGCGGAGCGGTATGGCGCTAAAGTATACCTTGTGGGCGGTCTGGTGCGAGATATATTGGTGGGCTATCCCAATGTAGATATAGATTTAGTAGTAGAGCCTGAGGCCATTCCTATCGCTAAAATCGTGGCCAAGCTGCTAGGGGCTGAATGCGTTGATTACCCAAAGTTTGGCACGGCGACCCTCACCCTGCCCTCAGGTGATCAGATTGATTTTGCCACGGCGCGCACTGAATTCTATGCGATGCCAGCGGCCATGCCTGATGTAGAATATGCGACTATAAGACAAGACCTCTATCGGCGTGATTTCACCATCAACACTCTCGCTGTGCCGCTTAGCTCATCTCTGTTTGGTAATTTGCTTGATTTTTACGGGGGGCGAGATGATCTTCAAGCAGGATTGGTACGAGTGCTCTACAACCTAAGTTTTGTCGAAGACCCTACCCGCATCATACGTGCCGTGCGATTTGAGCAACGATATGGCTACGCCTTAGAAGAACAAACGGAACGTTTTTTACGCCATGCCCTCGACAATGGTGTGCTGGAGAAAGTTTCGCGCGAGAAGTTGCGCGAGGAGTTACGTTTGTTGTTTGTCGAGGCGTCGGCCCCCCGAGCCATCCTACGCATGGACGAGCTAGCTATCTGGCCACATATCTTGCCACAGTTTCGGCTAACTGATCGGCAAATAGATGTCTTACGCACTGTGACCCAGGTGGATTTAACAGAGCTCGATGTGTTTGCTATTTACAGCACGGTATTGTTTCTGTACCGGCCCTATGCAGAATGGCCGCCACTTATTGAGAGCCTTAAATTGCCACGCAAAGCACGCGATGTCGCCCTTGAGGTGATGGAACAAGCGGCACAGATACTCGGTGCCCTCTCTCTGGAAGAAGCGAATTTAGCAGAATTACTTCTTATGTACGAGCCCCTACATGCCGAGACAAAAGTAATACTTGGCGCACTGGCTAGTAAAGAGGGAGCCAAAAGAATAGAGGCCATGCAAGCATTAGGCTCTGTCAAAATGTCTCTCAAAGGTCAGGATCTTATCGAGCGTGGCATTGCTCCAGGGCCGCTTCTTGGCAGGCTGCTGCGAGATATTAAGAAAGCTCGTCTCGAACGCCTAGTAGCAAGCAGGGAAGACGAGCTGGAATACCTCGATTTGCTCCTCGAGCGCAACCAAAAGGGAGGAAACTAA